In Providencia zhijiangensis, a single window of DNA contains:
- a CDS encoding DUF2750 domain-containing protein, translating to MNSVYFSPKKQEIQNVLLLNPHQRYDYFIGKVADWEQVWTLGNHEGLVTAQDDSPCLFLPLWVAKEYAELCLTDEWAGCSPLPMTLEHLMTEILPDMASANIKTAIMMLPNGKGTPIFDAQSVLDDLQEECQQYE from the coding sequence ATGAACAGTGTCTATTTTTCACCTAAAAAACAAGAAATCCAAAATGTTCTACTACTGAATCCTCATCAACGATATGACTATTTTATCGGCAAGGTTGCGGATTGGGAGCAAGTATGGACATTGGGTAATCATGAGGGTTTAGTCACGGCTCAAGATGATAGCCCGTGTTTGTTTTTACCGTTATGGGTCGCAAAAGAGTATGCCGAATTATGCTTAACCGATGAATGGGCCGGATGTTCCCCACTTCCTATGACATTGGAACATTTAATGACGGAAATATTACCTGACATGGCGAGCGCCAATATTAAAACGGCCATTATGATGCTACCCAATGGCAAGGGTACCCCAATATTTGATGCTCAGAGCGTGCTCGATGACCTACAAGAAGAATGCCAGCAATATGAATAA
- the rnz gene encoding ribonuclease Z, whose protein sequence is MELTFLGTSAGVPTKDRNVTSMILNLVGIRKSYWLFDCGEGTQHRILNSPFKTPKIEKIFITHLHGDHIFGLPGLLCSRSMGGTTDPLTLYGPKGLKQYVETVLSVSDSYMTYPLEIVEIEAGKLFDDGALIVTAYRLDHRVECYGYRIEEHPKPGALNVQKLEQDGIPRGPWMQALKKGEVIELEDGRTVNGADYLGEPVTGKVVAIFGDTIPTPEALLLAKNADVMVHETTLEVALEAKANEHGHSSTRQAAQLAKQAGVKRFIATHLSGRYGAEDIPRLLAECQAEFLETQIAEDYLTVKI, encoded by the coding sequence ATGGAACTGACTTTTCTCGGAACTAGCGCAGGTGTGCCAACAAAAGATCGCAATGTCACCAGCATGATATTAAATTTAGTCGGTATCCGTAAAAGCTACTGGCTCTTTGACTGTGGCGAAGGGACTCAGCACCGAATCTTAAACAGTCCCTTTAAAACACCCAAAATCGAGAAGATTTTTATTACCCATTTACACGGTGACCATATTTTTGGGTTACCGGGATTACTCTGTAGCCGCTCTATGGGGGGAACGACGGATCCCTTGACGTTATATGGGCCAAAGGGGCTGAAGCAGTATGTGGAAACTGTTTTATCAGTGAGCGACTCCTACATGACTTATCCTCTTGAAATTGTAGAAATTGAAGCGGGTAAGTTATTTGATGATGGGGCGCTAATTGTCACTGCGTATCGGTTGGATCACCGCGTAGAATGTTATGGCTATCGTATTGAAGAACATCCAAAACCGGGGGCGCTAAATGTGCAAAAACTGGAGCAAGATGGGATCCCTCGTGGGCCTTGGATGCAGGCGCTGAAGAAGGGCGAAGTTATTGAGTTAGAAGATGGTCGCACCGTGAATGGAGCCGACTACCTTGGTGAGCCAGTTACAGGTAAAGTGGTCGCGATTTTTGGGGATACTATCCCAACACCAGAAGCGTTGTTGTTGGCTAAAAATGCCGATGTCATGGTGCACGAAACTACGTTAGAAGTGGCGCTAGAAGCGAAAGCTAATGAGCACGGGCACTCTTCAACTCGCCAAGCGGCGCAGCTTGCCAAGCAAGCGGGGGTAAAACGGTTTATCGCGACGCATCTCAGCGGGCGCTATGGCGCAGAGGATATTCCTCGTTTATTGGCGGAGTGCCAAGCCGAATTTCTTGAAACGCAGATAGCGGAAGATTATTTGACGGTTAAAATTTAG
- the deoC gene encoding deoxyribose-phosphate aldolase, whose translation MQDLAKYIDHTLLAANATVNDIKTLCAEAAQHHFASVCVNTGYVPLASECLKDSDVMVCCVVGFPLGACLTEAKAFEAAEAVRRGADEVDMVINVGMLKSGDLDFVRQDIEAVFAACGKATLKVILETCLLTDEEITQVCEICRTINVGFVKTSTGFSTMGATEHHVALMRKVVGNEIGVKASGGVRTRETAIKMIEAGANRVGASASVAIVTGENTTPSDY comes from the coding sequence ATGCAAGATTTAGCGAAATATATTGATCACACTTTATTGGCTGCCAACGCAACAGTTAACGATATCAAAACGTTATGTGCAGAAGCGGCTCAACATCACTTTGCTTCAGTGTGTGTTAACACTGGTTATGTCCCATTGGCAAGTGAATGCTTAAAAGATAGCGATGTGATGGTGTGCTGTGTTGTTGGTTTCCCATTAGGCGCATGTTTAACAGAGGCTAAAGCGTTTGAAGCCGCTGAAGCTGTTCGCCGTGGTGCCGATGAAGTGGATATGGTCATCAACGTAGGTATGCTGAAAAGCGGTGATTTAGACTTCGTTCGTCAAGATATCGAAGCCGTTTTTGCGGCCTGTGGTAAAGCAACACTGAAGGTGATCCTCGAAACTTGCCTGTTAACTGATGAAGAAATTACACAGGTTTGTGAAATTTGCCGCACAATTAACGTTGGATTTGTGAAAACTTCAACAGGATTCAGTACAATGGGTGCCACTGAGCATCATGTGGCATTAATGCGTAAAGTGGTTGGTAATGAAATTGGCGTCAAAGCATCCGGTGGCGTACGTACGCGTGAAACCGCAATTAAGATGATTGAAGCGGGTGCTAACCGCGTTGGTGCAAGCGCGAGTGTCGCTATTGTGACTGGAGAAAATACCACTCCAAGTGACTACTAA
- a CDS encoding DeoR family transcriptional regulator, which produces MIETKQKERLRRLSECIKRSGRIHLKEAARILEVSEMTIRRDLNADTEGPIPMSLLGGYIVSVTQPTALAPHEPHADVFTPDQTEELYIPNLAASMVSEDDVIFFDNGIEMATLIALIPEEISFTGICYSHNVFLALSQKKNATALLCGGEYRPKSDSFYSPTLPSLLDSINPKKAFMSATGVHSAYGVTCYNLDDLPMKKKGMEKSIRKILLAPYNLFDEVATANMGELSQFDVIVTNRQLSDEYEAYCRNGFVKVIY; this is translated from the coding sequence GTGATAGAAACTAAACAAAAAGAACGCCTTCGCCGATTAAGTGAATGTATTAAACGTTCAGGACGCATTCATCTTAAAGAAGCCGCGAGAATACTTGAAGTCTCTGAAATGACCATTCGCCGAGATCTCAATGCGGACACCGAAGGCCCTATCCCCATGTCACTGCTTGGTGGCTATATTGTTTCTGTCACTCAACCTACTGCTTTAGCTCCGCACGAACCCCATGCCGATGTTTTCACACCCGATCAAACTGAAGAGCTGTATATCCCTAATTTAGCCGCCAGTATGGTCAGTGAAGATGATGTAATCTTTTTCGACAATGGCATCGAAATGGCCACCTTGATAGCGTTGATCCCTGAAGAAATCAGCTTTACTGGCATTTGTTATTCCCATAACGTTTTTCTCGCCTTGAGCCAGAAAAAAAATGCCACAGCGCTGCTGTGTGGTGGGGAATATCGCCCCAAAAGTGATTCGTTTTACAGCCCTACGCTGCCCTCTTTACTCGATTCCATCAATCCCAAAAAAGCCTTTATGTCTGCCACTGGGGTTCACAGCGCCTATGGGGTGACTTGCTATAATCTCGATGATTTACCGATGAAAAAGAAAGGCATGGAAAAATCGATTCGCAAGATTTTATTAGCGCCTTATAACCTGTTTGATGAAGTGGCGACCGCCAATATGGGCGAATTGTCTCAGTTTGATGTGATTGTGACAAACCGACAGCTAAGTGATGAATACGAAGCTTACTGCCGCAATGGGTTTGTGAAAGTGATTTACTAA
- a CDS encoding aldose 1-epimerase family protein, with protein MNTIIPLHKRLFTEKPTLVLKNSQFSVSAFVYQSGVQGLRVENSQGHLTILPFLGQMIWDAEFCGQNLKMENMFSEPKPVPTVIETYGCFAFHSGIISNGCPSPEDNHPLHGEMPCAPMDSAWLELTETSLKVCGEYEYVMGFGHHYRAAPSVQLNADSALFDIHMSVTNLASVPMPLQYMCHMNYAYVDDATLTQNIPEQAIKLRESIPGHVHPTQKWLDFNQALKSGEVTLNQLNQPQMCDPEIVFFMDNLSQYTANPEFKMTSPAGNTFVTRFKANELNYATRWILYNGDQKVGAFVLPATCRPEGFIAAKNNQTLIWLAAGENRQFTVTTGVEQ; from the coding sequence ATGAACACAATTATCCCGTTACATAAACGCTTATTTACGGAAAAACCGACCTTAGTTTTGAAAAATAGCCAGTTTTCCGTTTCCGCATTTGTCTATCAATCTGGTGTGCAAGGATTGCGTGTTGAAAACTCGCAGGGGCACTTAACCATTTTGCCATTTTTGGGGCAGATGATTTGGGATGCTGAGTTTTGCGGGCAAAATCTGAAAATGGAAAATATGTTTTCAGAACCTAAGCCTGTTCCAACCGTGATTGAAACCTATGGTTGCTTCGCCTTCCATTCTGGAATAATCAGTAATGGTTGCCCATCGCCAGAAGATAATCACCCATTACACGGGGAAATGCCCTGTGCACCAATGGATAGCGCATGGCTTGAATTGACTGAAACTAGCCTTAAAGTGTGCGGTGAATATGAGTATGTGATGGGCTTTGGCCACCATTATCGTGCCGCGCCATCAGTACAATTAAATGCGGATAGTGCACTGTTTGATATCCATATGTCCGTCACTAACTTGGCATCCGTACCAATGCCGCTTCAATATATGTGCCACATGAACTACGCCTATGTGGACGACGCCACGTTAACGCAGAATATCCCTGAGCAGGCGATTAAGCTGCGTGAATCCATTCCTGGGCATGTGCATCCAACCCAAAAATGGCTCGATTTTAACCAAGCGCTCAAGTCAGGCGAGGTGACGCTGAATCAGCTAAATCAACCGCAAATGTGTGACCCTGAAATTGTCTTCTTTATGGACAATCTGAGCCAATATACTGCAAATCCTGAATTTAAGATGACTTCACCAGCAGGCAATACCTTTGTGACTCGTTTTAAAGCCAATGAGCTGAATTATGCGACTCGCTGGATTTTATATAATGGCGATCAAAAAGTGGGGGCATTTGTGTTACCAGCAACCTGCCGCCCAGAAGGGTTTATTGCTGCTAAAAATAACCAAACACTGATTTGGTTGGCGGCGGGAGAAAATCGCCAATTTACCGTGACGACAGGCGTCGAACAGTAA
- the fucP gene encoding L-fucose:H+ symporter permease, producing the protein MNIKNITQLPDGYLNKTPIFQFILLSCLFPLWGCAAALNDILITQFKSVFELSNFASALVQSAFYGGYFLIAIPASLVIKKTSYKYAIMIGLILYIAGCSMFFPASHMATYTMFLAAIFAIAIGLSFLETAANTYSSMIGPKQYATLRLNISQTFYPIGAAGGILLGKYLVFSEGESLQNQMATMDATQIHEFRLAMLENTLEPYRYMIMVLVVVMILFLLTKFPKCKVAETVDHKRPSALDTLKYLAKNSRFRKGIIAQFLYVGMQVAVWSFTIRLALEMGDINERDASNFMVYSFACFFIGKFIANILMTRFNADKVLIIYSIIGVLFLVYVAFMPSFTAVYAAVLVSILFGPCWATIYAGTLETVDNEHTEMAGAVIVMAIVGAAVVPAIQGYVADITHSLQLSFLVSMLCFVYVGIYFVGERRFKAKQEAK; encoded by the coding sequence ATGAACATCAAAAATATAACTCAGTTACCTGATGGGTACCTGAATAAGACACCTATATTCCAATTTATCCTACTTTCCTGCTTATTCCCGCTTTGGGGATGCGCAGCAGCATTGAACGATATTTTAATCACACAGTTTAAAAGCGTTTTTGAACTCAGTAACTTTGCTTCTGCATTAGTGCAAAGTGCGTTCTACGGTGGTTACTTCTTGATTGCCATTCCTGCTTCTTTGGTTATCAAAAAAACCAGTTATAAATACGCGATTATGATCGGGCTTATTTTGTATATCGCGGGTTGTTCTATGTTCTTCCCTGCGTCTCATATGGCGACTTACACCATGTTCTTGGCGGCGATTTTTGCTATCGCGATTGGTTTAAGCTTCCTTGAAACCGCAGCGAATACCTACAGTTCGATGATTGGTCCAAAACAATACGCGACTCTGCGCCTAAACATCAGCCAAACCTTCTACCCAATCGGTGCCGCTGGTGGGATCTTATTAGGTAAATATTTGGTCTTCTCCGAAGGGGAAAGCCTGCAAAACCAAATGGCGACTATGGATGCGACTCAAATCCATGAATTCCGTTTAGCGATGCTGGAAAACACTCTTGAACCCTACCGTTATATGATCATGGTATTGGTTGTTGTGATGATCTTGTTTTTACTGACTAAATTCCCGAAATGTAAAGTGGCAGAAACGGTGGATCATAAACGTCCTTCTGCACTGGATACCTTAAAATACTTAGCTAAAAACAGCCGCTTTAGAAAAGGGATCATCGCTCAGTTCCTCTATGTGGGAATGCAGGTTGCCGTTTGGTCGTTCACCATCCGTTTAGCACTGGAAATGGGGGATATCAACGAGCGTGATGCCTCTAACTTCATGGTGTACAGCTTTGCTTGTTTCTTTATCGGTAAATTTATTGCCAACATCTTAATGACCCGTTTTAACGCCGATAAAGTCCTGATTATCTATTCCATTATCGGTGTGCTGTTCTTAGTGTATGTGGCTTTTATGCCAAGCTTCACCGCAGTGTATGCGGCAGTATTAGTCAGTATTCTGTTTGGACCATGCTGGGCAACTATCTATGCGGGCACTTTGGAAACCGTCGACAACGAGCATACTGAAATGGCGGGTGCGGTGATTGTCATGGCGATTGTTGGTGCGGCTGTTGTACCTGCAATCCAAGGCTATGTCGCGGATATCACTCACTCCCTGCAACTCTCTTTCTTAGTTTCCATGCTGTGCTTTGTGTACGTAGGCATTTACTTCGTTGGCGAACGTCGCTTTAAAGCAAAACAAGAAGCCAAATAA
- the rbsK gene encoding ribokinase, producing the protein MDIAVIGSNMVDLITYIDQMPKEGETLEAPAFKIGCGGKGANQAVAAAKLNSKVIMLTKVGDDIFADNTIRNLESYGINTRYVEKVPCTSSGVAPIFVNQNSSNSILIVKGANKFLSPEDIDRAAEDLKKCKLIVLQLEVQLETVYHAIAFGNKHNIPVLLNPAPAQRALDLDYACRCDFFVPNETELEILTNMPVDTMDNVRRAAQSLLDKGLKNLIVTLGDKGALWMTRESELFIPAIKVNAIDTSGAGDAFIGCFSHYYVHTGNIEEAMKKAVLFSAFSVTGKGTQSSYPSIEQFSEFVQLNN; encoded by the coding sequence ATGGATATAGCAGTTATCGGTTCAAACATGGTCGATTTGATCACCTACATTGATCAAATGCCTAAAGAAGGGGAAACCCTCGAAGCCCCAGCCTTCAAAATCGGTTGTGGCGGTAAAGGGGCAAACCAAGCTGTTGCCGCAGCAAAATTAAACTCCAAAGTCATTATGCTCACTAAAGTAGGCGACGATATTTTCGCGGATAACACCATTCGTAATCTTGAGTCTTATGGCATCAATACCCGCTATGTGGAAAAGGTACCGTGTACCTCCAGTGGTGTTGCGCCGATTTTTGTGAATCAAAACTCATCGAACAGCATTTTGATTGTCAAAGGGGCGAATAAGTTTTTATCCCCTGAAGATATCGACCGCGCCGCGGAAGATCTGAAAAAGTGCAAATTGATCGTATTGCAGCTGGAAGTGCAGCTGGAAACGGTTTACCACGCGATTGCCTTTGGTAATAAGCACAACATTCCTGTGTTACTTAATCCAGCGCCAGCACAACGCGCACTGGATTTAGATTACGCATGCCGCTGTGATTTCTTTGTACCGAATGAAACTGAGTTAGAAATTCTGACCAATATGCCAGTAGATACCATGGATAACGTGCGTCGTGCTGCACAATCCCTGTTAGACAAAGGCCTGAAAAACCTGATTGTGACTTTAGGTGATAAAGGTGCGTTATGGATGACTCGTGAAAGCGAACTGTTCATTCCTGCTATCAAAGTGAACGCGATTGATACCAGCGGGGCTGGCGATGCGTTTATTGGTTGCTTCTCTCATTACTATGTTCACACCGGCAATATTGAAGAGGCGATGAAAAAAGCCGTTCTATTTTCAGCCTTTAGCGTTACCGGAAAAGGCACACAATCTTCTTACCCAAGCATCGAGCAGTTCAGTGAGTTTGTACAGTTGAATAATTAG
- a CDS encoding ornithine decarboxylase encodes MKKINVACSQGVAIYFTGQFQWVDIRDAQLNNIAAVVLSEQDANQGLWKRVADSKLSIPLFVISDKQLPDNAPTPDYLTALLPPAPAAREENSRQLRDAANQYLEQLLPPFFARMMDYAVGHNVTFACPGHQGGQFFRRHPTGEQFYQFYGENLFRTDLCNADVAMGDLLIHEGAAKEAQKFAAKVFNADKTYFVLNGTSSSNKVVLNALLTPGDLVLFDRNNHKSNHHGALIQAGATPVYLETARNPFGFIGGIDAHCFTEEYLRNAVSEVMPEKAQAEKPFRLAVIQLGTYDGTVYNARQVVDKIGHLCEYILFDSAWVGYEQFIPMMRQCSPLLLELNENDPGIMVTQSVHKQLAGFSQASQIHKKDNHIKGQERFVSHKKLNNAFMMHASTSPFYPLFASLDVNARMHQGEAGEMMWMECVRQGIEVRKSIIKHCRHFRPFVPELVDGKPWHEYPTEQIASEQRFFNFIPKEHWHAFDGYAQDQYFVDPCKLMLTTPGIDVESGEYESFGVPATILAHFLREHGVIPEKCDLNSILFLLTPAESREKLELLVSHLVRFEQLLDEDALFEDVLPSVYQRYQEQYQGYTLRRLCQEMHQLSVDFNIKQLQKEMFRKAHFPVVKMNPQQAHLEFIRGNVELLPLDELEGRIAAEGALPYPPGVLCVVPGEVWSEPVLQYFKALEAGINALPGFAPELQGVYISKNENGPKRVYAHVLK; translated from the coding sequence ATGAAGAAAATCAATGTGGCATGTAGCCAGGGGGTCGCTATCTATTTTACGGGTCAATTCCAGTGGGTAGATATTCGCGATGCACAGTTAAATAATATCGCTGCGGTTGTGCTCTCAGAACAAGATGCCAACCAAGGGCTGTGGAAGAGAGTTGCAGACAGTAAACTCAGTATTCCGCTGTTTGTCATTAGTGACAAGCAGCTACCAGACAATGCACCAACGCCTGACTATTTGACCGCATTATTACCGCCAGCGCCTGCTGCGCGTGAAGAGAATAGCCGCCAATTACGGGATGCTGCAAACCAATACCTTGAACAGTTATTACCGCCATTCTTTGCGCGAATGATGGATTATGCTGTGGGTCATAATGTGACGTTTGCCTGCCCCGGGCACCAAGGCGGACAATTTTTCCGTCGTCATCCAACGGGCGAACAGTTCTACCAATTCTACGGTGAAAACCTCTTTCGCACCGATTTGTGTAACGCCGATGTGGCGATGGGGGATTTGCTGATCCACGAAGGGGCAGCCAAAGAAGCGCAAAAATTTGCGGCGAAAGTGTTCAATGCAGATAAAACCTACTTTGTGCTTAATGGTACGTCGTCATCCAATAAAGTGGTGCTGAATGCCTTATTAACACCCGGTGATTTAGTGTTGTTTGACCGCAATAACCATAAATCTAACCATCATGGCGCCCTGATCCAAGCGGGGGCAACACCCGTTTATCTAGAAACGGCACGTAACCCATTTGGTTTTATTGGCGGGATTGATGCCCACTGTTTTACTGAAGAATACTTAAGAAACGCGGTGAGCGAAGTGATGCCTGAAAAAGCACAGGCAGAAAAACCGTTCCGCCTTGCTGTGATCCAGCTCGGGACATATGACGGCACGGTCTACAACGCGAGACAAGTGGTGGATAAGATAGGGCATCTTTGCGAATACATTCTGTTTGATTCCGCGTGGGTGGGTTACGAACAGTTTATTCCGATGATGCGCCAATGCTCGCCGTTACTGCTGGAACTGAATGAGAATGACCCCGGTATTATGGTGACTCAATCGGTTCACAAACAGTTAGCGGGCTTTTCCCAAGCGTCACAGATCCATAAAAAAGATAATCATATCAAAGGCCAAGAGCGCTTTGTTTCCCATAAGAAACTGAATAACGCGTTTATGATGCACGCCTCTACCAGCCCGTTTTACCCGCTGTTTGCTTCATTGGATGTGAATGCGCGTATGCACCAAGGGGAAGCGGGGGAAATGATGTGGATGGAGTGTGTGAGGCAAGGGATTGAAGTTAGAAAATCCATTATTAAACACTGCCGTCACTTTAGACCGTTTGTGCCAGAGTTAGTGGATGGCAAGCCGTGGCATGAATACCCAACCGAGCAAATTGCGTCGGAACAGCGTTTCTTTAATTTTATTCCGAAAGAGCATTGGCATGCGTTTGATGGCTACGCGCAGGATCAATATTTCGTTGACCCTTGCAAGCTGATGCTGACGACGCCGGGGATTGATGTTGAAAGCGGGGAGTATGAGTCTTTTGGGGTTCCTGCCACGATTTTGGCGCATTTTCTGCGTGAGCACGGCGTGATCCCAGAAAAATGTGATTTGAACTCCATCTTGTTCTTGTTAACCCCAGCGGAATCACGTGAAAAGCTCGAACTGCTGGTTTCTCATTTAGTGCGTTTCGAGCAGCTTCTGGATGAAGATGCGTTATTTGAAGACGTATTGCCGTCAGTGTATCAGCGTTATCAGGAACAGTATCAAGGGTATACTCTGCGTCGATTATGCCAAGAAATGCATCAATTAAGCGTGGATTTTAATATTAAACAGCTGCAAAAAGAGATGTTCCGTAAGGCGCATTTCCCAGTAGTGAAAATGAATCCGCAGCAGGCACACCTAGAGTTTATTCGTGGCAATGTGGAGTTACTGCCGCTGGATGAACTAGAAGGGCGTATTGCCGCAGAAGGGGCGTTGCCTTATCCGCCGGGCGTGCTGTGTGTGGTGCCGGGTGAAGTGTGGTCAGAGCCTGTTCTTCAGTATTTTAAAGCGCTGGAAGCGGGAATTAATGCCTTGCCGGGTTTTGCACCTGAGCTGCAAGGGGTCTATATTTCGAAAAATGAAAATGGGCCAAAACGCGTGTATGCGCATGTTTTGAAATAA
- a CDS encoding DUF6882 domain-containing protein — MNSELEQMPYEALIERSMNSLQLKNQFHCDNWKLDEASWSVDQDEGTIIFHAPDNIMVTAPVQIVGTYDQNVGSWMWGWANSSIDPSLMRDAIVVKAYGERQDNSLLTSRVSDIEEYDAWQLAALACELNEQQGVYRGVAGSTLIFMTFGQISLQKI, encoded by the coding sequence ATGAATAGTGAATTAGAACAGATGCCTTACGAGGCATTAATTGAACGCAGCATGAATTCCCTGCAATTGAAAAACCAGTTCCATTGCGATAATTGGAAACTGGATGAAGCCAGTTGGTCGGTGGATCAAGATGAAGGTACCATTATTTTCCATGCACCGGACAATATAATGGTGACGGCACCCGTGCAAATCGTTGGGACTTATGACCAAAATGTCGGGAGCTGGATGTGGGGCTGGGCGAATAGCTCTATTGACCCATCATTAATGCGAGATGCGATTGTGGTTAAAGCCTACGGCGAGCGCCAAGATAATAGCTTGCTGACTTCCCGAGTGAGCGATATCGAAGAGTATGATGCATGGCAGTTGGCGGCATTGGCTTGTGAGTTAAATGAGCAACAAGGTGTTTATCGCGGCGTTGCTGGTAGTACTCTGATTTTTATGACATTCGGTCAAATTTCCCTTCAAAAAATCTAA
- a CDS encoding nucleoside hydrolase: MTKKIILDCDPGHDDAIAMLLAYGNPDIDLLAVTTVAGNQTLEKVTRNARAIAEMANIRGIPFAAGSARPLVREVEVAPDIHGDSGLDGPELPTPTLALDERHGVNLIIDTIMSHPPKTVTLVPTGALTNIALAARLEPRIVERVKEVVLMGGGYHVGNWSPVAEFNIKIDPEAAHIVFNEKWPLTMVGLDLTNQALATPDVVAKIAEIDTKCSKFVVELLDFFGKMYKQAQGFDAPPVHDPCAVAYVIDPSVMTTQKVPVDIELTGTLTLGMTVADFRHPAPADCHTQVAVKLDRDKFWQMVIDALKNIG; the protein is encoded by the coding sequence ATGACGAAAAAGATTATTTTAGACTGTGACCCAGGGCATGACGATGCCATCGCTATGCTACTGGCTTACGGTAATCCAGACATCGATTTACTCGCCGTCACCACGGTTGCAGGCAACCAAACTCTCGAAAAAGTCACCCGTAATGCCCGTGCCATTGCTGAAATGGCGAATATTCGCGGTATTCCTTTTGCAGCAGGCTCTGCGCGCCCATTAGTGCGTGAAGTGGAAGTGGCACCCGATATCCATGGAGATTCTGGGTTGGATGGCCCTGAGCTTCCAACACCAACGTTAGCGTTGGATGAACGCCATGGGGTGAATTTGATCATCGATACGATCATGTCCCACCCACCAAAAACCGTTACCTTAGTGCCTACGGGGGCGCTGACCAATATCGCATTAGCCGCAAGGTTAGAACCTCGGATTGTGGAGCGCGTGAAGGAAGTGGTGTTGATGGGAGGGGGCTACCATGTGGGCAATTGGAGCCCAGTCGCGGAATTTAATATCAAAATAGACCCTGAAGCGGCGCATATCGTTTTTAATGAAAAGTGGCCGTTAACCATGGTCGGTTTGGATCTCACTAACCAAGCATTGGCAACGCCAGATGTTGTGGCGAAAATTGCTGAAATAGACACGAAATGCTCAAAATTTGTCGTCGAATTGCTGGATTTCTTCGGCAAAATGTATAAACAGGCTCAGGGTTTTGATGCGCCTCCGGTGCATGATCCTTGTGCCGTTGCCTACGTGATTGACCCGTCAGTGATGACTACCCAGAAAGTCCCTGTGGACATCGAATTAACGGGAACGCTGACTCTCGGTATGACGGTGGCAGATTTTCGCCATCCAGCACCAGCGGATTGCCATACGCAGGTTGCCGTGAAATTAGACCGCGATAAGTTTTGGCAGATGGTCATCGACGCACTGAAGAATATTGGTTAA
- a CDS encoding mechanosensitive ion channel family protein, with the protein MIEALLEKYAIGMTIIAVCLALYLLFEVLHKRHKHKRKSILVHVIQTMVLCVMVLVAAQSVDMAASDFDLTFISTPLINLVAISVIALIITRKFFQLVNRLEKKQIKKGSDPTSARIIARVFKTAVIVIIMLLFGEHFGMSLSGLMAFGGIGGIAIGMAGKDILSNFFSGIMLYFDRPFNIGDWVSSPDRNIEGTVVEIGWRITKIVTFDHRPLYIPNSLFSSISVENPGRMTNRRIKTEIGLRYEDSDKVSAIVEDIRTMLKQDENIDTGQTLLVYFDAFADSSLNIMVYCFTKTTVWAEWLDAQQAVYLKIIEIVKRHNADFAYPSQTLYVERNK; encoded by the coding sequence ATGATAGAAGCATTACTTGAAAAATATGCCATTGGCATGACCATCATTGCCGTCTGTTTAGCGTTGTATTTGCTTTTTGAAGTTTTACACAAGCGGCATAAACATAAGCGAAAAAGCATTTTGGTGCATGTGATCCAAACCATGGTGCTGTGCGTGATGGTGTTAGTGGCGGCTCAATCGGTGGATATGGCAGCCAGTGACTTTGATTTAACCTTTATTTCAACACCACTGATTAATTTAGTCGCTATATCGGTGATCGCATTGATCATCACGCGAAAATTCTTCCAATTGGTTAACCGCCTAGAGAAGAAACAGATTAAAAAAGGCAGCGATCCAACTTCTGCGAGGATTATTGCGCGCGTATTTAAGACTGCGGTCATCGTCATCATTATGCTGTTATTTGGCGAACATTTTGGCATGAGTTTGTCAGGATTAATGGCATTTGGGGGCATTGGCGGCATTGCCATCGGTATGGCGGGTAAAGATATTCTGAGTAACTTTTTCTCAGGGATCATGCTCTATTTCGACCGCCCGTTTAATATTGGGGATTGGGTCAGTTCGCCAGATAGAAATATTGAAGGGACAGTCGTCGAGATTGGCTGGCGGATCACCAAGATTGTCACGTTTGACCATCGCCCGCTCTATATTCCTAACTCACTGTTTTCTTCCATTAGCGTTGAAAATCCAGGGCGCATGACCAACCGACGAATTAAAACGGAAATCGGTTTACGCTATGAAGATTCCGACAAAGTTAGCGCGATTGTGGAAGATATTCGCACCATGCTGAAGCAAGATGAAAATATCGATACAGGGCAAACCTTGCTGGTCTATTTCGATGCGTTTGCGGATTCCTCCCTGAATATTATGGTGTACTGCTTTACGAAAACCACCGTATGGGCTGAATGGCTGGATGCACAGCAAGCGGTCTATTTGAAAATTATTGAGATAGTTAAGCGTCACAATGCGGACTTTGCATATCCATCTCAAACCCTGTATGTGGAAAGAAACAAGTAA